In Anolis carolinensis isolate JA03-04 unplaced genomic scaffold, rAnoCar3.1.pri scaffold_15, whole genome shotgun sequence, the DNA window GAAAGATTGCCTGGCACTGGGATGAGTGGCCCCAGATGGCCTGGAGGCTCCTCCTGATGATTGAGGAACAAATAGCTCCTCAAAGAAAGGTCCATCATTTTGCTGCTGAAGAATATTACCTCTCAGGGAGATCCCAACCATCACCttgtcctcgtcctcctcctcacCTTGTACTTCCTGAAGACGGTCTGGACCAGCTTGGCGGCCTCGTAGAGCTCCCGCTGTTCGTGGTCGGAGAGGGTCAGCTGGGCGAAGTCGCTCTCGACCTTCTCGCTGGTGGAGGCGCTGAGGAACTCGGACCAGTCGGTGGCTGATGGGAGGCTGGGCTTCTCAAAGGCCAGGGCGCTGACCGGGGAGCCGGCGGGGCTCTGGCTGGTGTGGGAGGGGGGACTGGGGGCTGCCCCGTAGAGGCTTCTGTGGCGGCCGGAGAAAGAGAAGCAGGGTTCAGAGTCCCATAGAGCCCAGTGGCGCCCCTGCCCAACCCCAGCTCCCAAAGGGAAGGCCACCCCTCGACAGACCTGATCTGGGCAGCGCTGGGCAAGTGGTCGATGTCCGCCAGGTAACTGGCCAGCCAGCTCATGGAGGCGCCGAGGGCCGTGCCCCCACTCCGCTCAGCCAGGGGCCCCTCCGCCGGCGCCAGGCTCTCCCCACGCTTGATGCGCTCCGGCGTGGCCTCGATGATGTGCTCCGCCAGCGTCATCATGGTCACCTGCGGAGAGCAAGAAGGCATGGTTCTTGGAGTGGCAGAGGCAAGTCAATCACGGACAGAAGGACCAAGAGGGAGTGATGTGAGTGGTGGGCCCTCAAACCCACTTGTTGGCTCATACTGGGGTCCACTCATTTTTGCAGCCTCAAGAGAGGTGTTTCGAAGCTTTGGAAACAATCAACCCCAGGCTGCCAATCGTGGCTGCCTCCTCCCCTGGACTTTCTAGATATACCTGGAGGTCGTCCACGTGGTGCAAGCCGTCTTCGCTGTCCGCGGCGTCCTGGAAGGCCAGCAGCTCCGCTTCCACCGTCTCCTGCTCTGGCATCGGATCCCGTTGCGGATGCAGCCGCTGGGCCGCTGCCGTGTCCCTGGCCATGGCTCCGTAGCCCACCTTCGGACCCCATTTGATCCCAGAAGCACCGCTTCGGTAGTGGCCCCCGGCCTCAGCGCCCGCCTCCTGCGGGTGGTACTCCCTGCCTGTGATCCGGGGCCCGGGACTCTCGGGAAGGGAGGCGGGCCTGGCGGAGCTGACGGGGGGCTTGCGGGCGCAGGGCTGCTCCAGGCTGAGGGCCGTAGACAGAAGCCTCTCCTGCCGGGCCGAGGAGAAGTACTCGGGATTTAGCTTGTGTTTCTTGGGTGCCGGGTAGTCCTTGTGGCTCTCGCTGCTGTAGTAACTGGAGGGCTCAGATCGGGGCCGCCGCAGCTCTGCAAGAGGAAAGATCAGGAGATCAGAGATCAAGTGGCTGCCTGTTGCCCTGTCTGCTCAGCTTCCAGACCGATCCTTGAGAGGCAAGTGAGGTGGGAAGAACCCCACTCAGTACCTGTGTTGGGAGCGGAGATGACCGTGACGCCCTTCTGGGGCTCTTGGGAGGCCACCATTTCACTGTGCCACTGGGCCATCCAGGTCTCCCCAGTGGTGGTAGCGGCGGGAGGGGGCTCCTCCTGGTGGGGCGGGCAGAGGACGCGTGGGGCCTGGCGCAGTGgggcctgctcctcctcctcctggcgctGCATCTGCTCCAGGCCCTCGGCCAGCTTGACGTGGCCCCGGGAGCGGGCAATGGCCAGCGGTAACCGGCCGAGGGAGTCCGGGATGGAGAGGGCCCGGCGGTCCCACTTGTAGAGCACCACTGCCGCCTCCATGTGGCCCAAGGCGCAGGCCCACATCtgcggggagggagagaagggggacACACGACAGAGAGGGGTCAGCAAAGAGGAAGGAGTTATAGAGCTTTTGCAGGGAGACCCAGTTGGCCAAATCTGCAAAACTATAGGACAACGAGGAGCAAACGCTCCGGAGCAAAGGCAGGGGGTCTGCTACATACCAGTGGCGTGCAGGAGAAGTGGTCCACGTTCAGAGGGTCCACCTCCAGTTCCAGGTCAATGCTGTCGGCGTGTTTGGTGCTGAGAGGAGACAAAAGTGGGAGGGTCACTCAGACTCTCAAGTGAAGGCTTGCCTGAACCCGCCTTCTTCGTCTCCCGCCCAAAGCCCCCTCGTGCATGTCAGAGTGGCTTTGCtaggcacacgcagcagaagtcactGGCGATGAAGCTCTGGGTAAATAACAACGCTGCAGTCTTCGGTTATCTATCAAAATGTTTACTTACAAACGAAATtccacaagacaatacacagctctcacgcaggcacacacgggaagggaaagagataggaagtagagggctatttatctcatcctctgctgtctgatgcaatacaaacttaaccctttacacactggtatagcaagtagcacacagtgtatgatgcaatcctCAGTACACATTGCACAactgactcaattacatttaaacaactctatatacaatcattcccacttcaacagtgcAGGTCCTCACCGCCACTTGAGGAGGGTCTGGATGAGGGTGGCGTAGCCCTGTGCGGCGGCCAGGTGGAGCAGGGTCATGCCCCGGAAGGTCTTGGAGTGGATGAGGTGCTTGGACCTGGCCCAGCAGGCCCGGCTCATCATCTTCTCGCAGACGACCACCACCCGGCTCTCGAAGCAGTGTCCCGCGGCAGAGCCCATCCCCGAGGCGCACtgcgagggagaaaaggaagcagGGTCAGCAGGGCGGTGCAGAGATGGGTCACGAGACCAAAGCGGGGAACCCAATAGAGCACGTACCTGTGCTTGGCTGCCCCCATTACCACCACCACTGCCGccaccacttcctcctcctcctcctccgctgctGGCCGGTGCCTTGTGCTGCTGGGAGCCGGTAGTCATCTCGGCCATCCGCCTCTCCATCTGCTCCAGGCGCTCCAGGATGGACATTCGGAACTGGTTCTCTGCACCAAAAAtgggggaagagaggaagggtgAGGAGGGCTGCCAACCCCTGGCCCCTTTACATGCTCCCTTTCGAGGCCCTTTAGGAGACTGGTTCCCTCCCATCGTCCCCATGCGCCCTGATATGCTCACCGTCAAGGGAGAGCCAGTCATGCTGCGAGGAGGGCAGGGTGGGCAGCGCCCGGGCCTTGTACTCAAAGACCACCGAGTTGGAGATGACCTGGTTGTTGAAGGCCACTTGCAGGGTCACCAGCCCTGTGTCGTGCGCTGGAGAACAATGTGGGGAATTAGagtctgatatttatttatttacagtatttatattccgcccctctcaccccaaaggggactcagggcggatcacattatatacatatagagaaaacattcaatgctcatatacacatagaaccgagacagacatagaggcaatttaaccttctcctgaggggatataTACAGGAAGTTTGAGCAGGAAAACTTTAGAACTGTCTTTTGAGGATTGTGGAAAGACGGAATAAACCACTCGTCTCCAGCAATGtattgttgtgagcttgattttaACTCCAAGATGttctagagcaatgatgggcaagcttttgcgcttggtgtgtcaaaattcaccaaaaaacctagcatgacttgtgtggtgtgtcactttgagaaaaaaaaacataatttcgcaatatgtatagtttaaataacaaacatgtataattgtaatatataacggtacagtagagtctcacttatccaagctaaacgggccggcagaagcttggataagcgaatatcttggataataaggagggattaaggaaaagcctattaaacatcaaaataggttatgatcttacaaattaagcaccaaaacatcatgttatacaacaaatttgatagaaaaagtagttcaatacgcagcagtgttatgttgtaattactgtatttacaaatttagcaccaaaatatcacgatatattgaaaacattgagtacaaaaatggtttggataatccagaaacttggataagtgaggcttggataagtgagactctactgtatttaataaatcaaaaactatttactaccattatttccatgtacaacaatctatggtacctcttgcagtttccacactgatttttctctattctggtttcaaagtacagtagagtctcacttatccaacataaatgggccggcagaatgttggataagtgaatatgttggataataaggagagattaagaaaaagcctattaaacatcaaaataggttatgatcttacaaattaagcaccaaaacatcatgttatacaacaaatttgacagaaaaagtacagtagagtctcacttatccaacgttctggattatccaacgcatttttgtaatcaatgttttcaatatatcatgatattttggtgctaaattcgtaaatacagcaattactatatagcattactgtgtattgaactactttttctgtcaaatttgttgtctaacatgatgttttggtgcttaatttgtaaaatcataacctaatctgatgtttaataggcttttccttaatctctccttattatccaacatattcgcttatccaatgttctgctggcccgtttacgttggataagcgagactctactgtagttcattacgcattaatgctatgttgtaattactgttgtaatgaatttagcaccaaaatatcatgatatattgaaaacattgactacaaaaatgcgttggataatccagaatgttggataagtgaaactctactgtagtcatgaatagtgaataatataaaaataatataatggtaataatatgataatatactacaataataatagaataataatagaatgatataatatatatataaatgtaatgtgcataattcccatggagtaaacaacaaaaccaatggaccaaatcacaccaaatttggccacaaaagacatagtcatccaatcaatctgcatgcggcagcatgtcagcaaaaatggctaggcgtgtcagtgctgacacgcgtgtcataggttggccatgcACTGTTCTAGAGTCTGACACAAGCTGTCTGTGGGACCCTCCCGACGCCTGGGATGCAAGAGGCCTGCTCACCCCACAGCTAGAGCCCCAATCCTATGCCTCACCTGGGCAGTAGCAGCGCAGGACCCCTGGCTGGATCAGGGAGGCCGGGACCGAGACCTGGTCGAAGAGGCAGCTGTAGTTGTTGCTGGCCTCCTGCCACGGGCCGGTGATCAGCACCTTCACGCCCCcctaagaggaggagaagcaagcaGAGAAGAAAGGGGAGGGGGTGTCAGGATATGCCATTGCCCTCGGCGGCTCACCATATTTGACCCCTGAAAAGGCCGCTCCAAGGGGACAATTTGCAGGGAAACCACATGTGTTGCCCACCAATGAGCTGACCCATTGGGAGGGTCCTGTCTCGGCACCTCCTTTAAAACTAGATATTGCAGGGTCTCACCAGTGGAGTTTGGGGGTCTCACCTCTGGGTAGGACCATTCGGGTGAGTAGTCCGTCACCATGAAGAGGCGCCCACTCTGCTGGAGCATTCCCAGGGTGCCTTGGGCTGctgccgccgctgctgccgccgccgacACCACCTCGGTGACATGCATGTAAGCCATGGCACTAGCCCCGTTTTCAGTGACGCCGAGGTGGAGGCCGGCTTGCTGGGGGCTGCAGCAGGGGATGCACATCTCGGGGGCCTGTCCGTAGGAGGCGCCGGCACTGCCCCGGTTGCCCTCCTCAGCGGACTGGGCCATGGCGGCCCCCTCCCCAGAGACCAGCTGGTGTCCGTAGAGCGCGCCGCCCCCGCCCTCCACCGAGATGAAGTCGTTGATCAGGTCGGAGAACTGGTTGCTGAAGGAGATGTCGAAGTGGTCCAGGCTGAGCTCCATGTTGGAGGAGCCGCCCAGGGCCGGGTGGGCCACGGGGTACAGGCCGGGCACCATGTTGCCCTGGAGCACCGGGAGGTTCCCGTTCCGCAGGGTCCCGTTGGCCTCGGGCGGCAGGTAGTGCTCCGCCCCACAGGCCTGCAGCTCCCCGGCCTTGAGCAGCCCCTCGGCGCCTTCCCCGTGGGACGAGGTCTCCATGGGCACCTCCCCATCGGCCGCCATGCCCTGGAAGCCGGCCTGGAACTGCATCAGCTGGAGCGAGGAGCTGGGCTCCATGGCGCCGTTGCAGTGGGAGGCGCCTGGCGGGGAGGCCTCCGTCTTGATGCTGGGGAGGCCCATGGGTCCCACAAAGGAGCCGTTCCCCTCAGCCAGGCCACTGCCGTGGGGGCCAGACTCCATCGGGAGGGGTTTGCTGGGGGCCTCCTGCAGGAAGAAGCTGGGCGAGGGGCTCTGGTGGACGTGGGGGCTCTGGACAGAGGGGCCGAAGCCCGAGGAGGAGGACGAGTAGTCTTTGTTGGAGTCGATAGCGCTGAAGTCCATCTGCTCCAAGGTGGTGCTGGGGCTGAGTCCGCCGCCGGAGGGGAGCAAGCTGGGGCCGGGGGCCAGggtcagagagttggaagaggccgaggaggaggaagcggaggaggaggaggaggaggacaacgaggaggaggaggacgaggaggaggaggaggaggaggacgatgaAGAGGTGTAAGCAGCAGCCACGGCAGCCTCCTTGGAGATCTGCTGCTCGAAGGAGGTGTCCTCGGTCTTGATCTCCTTGACCAGGCCGGCGCTGAAGCCAAAACTGCGCTCAGAGGTGGGAGAATGCCGCAGGTTGGGACCCAGACCGCCATCACCCTTGGGACCCCCTCCGCCATAGGTCTGGCCCTGCTTGGGGTTGTTGAGGAAGCAGTCAGGATCAAAGTTCATGGTAGTCTCCGGGATCTTCCTCCCGCTGTCCAGGGTGGTGGAGAGCACCAGCTCCTCCGAGACGCCGGCTGGCAGGATGGACAGGCCCTCGGAGCCACCGGCCGTCGTCGTCGGGAAGGCAAACTTGTGGCCGTCGGAGCTGACCGCCAGGACCAGCCCTTGCGCCGCTGCTGTGGCGTCCGAGGGAAGCAGGTGCGGGTTGGGGCCGGCGGAGGGAGACATGGCGTAGACGGCCTCGCTGGTGATGTCCGACATGAAGACGGCGGCGGCGCTCTGGGAGAGACTGCCCATGACCGAGGCCACGGCGGCCATGCTGGAGACGCCCGAGACGACGGCGGGGCTGTCGGCCGCGTCCGGGTCGCTGTTGAGGCCGCTGCTGATGGAGACCGGGGAGTTCTGGGTGGTGTCCGGGACTTCGACCTGGTTGGTGGAGGAGACCTCAGTGCTGTTCTGGTGGAGCAGCACCGGCTTGGCCACCTTGCCGTTGCGCTTCTCCCGCCccccggaggaggaggccttgctGCCGTGGCTGTGCTCGTTCTTGCCCTCGGAGACGTCGTTGTTCTGCACCTCGGAGTGGGCCCCATAACCCCCCGACCGCGGCTCCACCTTCGGAGAGATGATCCGGTGTTTGGCACTGTTGCACTTGTGGTGCACGCTGCTCCCTGCACCTGTGGAGAGGAAGAGATGGGAGAGGAAGGGTCAGGTCGGCAGAGGCTCCACCCAAGAGGACACAACAAGCAGGCCTCCCACAGACATACCAAGAGAATTTGAATAGCCATTGGGTTTCAAGGTCTGGTTGAAACACAAGGTCTCTGTGTGTGTCCCCTTTGTTCGGACCTCCTACGTGTATCAGCTGCTTTGCTCAAGGaaggaggtctgggtcatggtgGGTCAGTGGTCTGGTAGGACCTTTGGTCCAACTCTTGGCACCTCTTTTCCTGGGGGTCTCCTGCCTCCTCCACTCTCCCCCACCCTCAATGTCTCAAGAGACTGAACCTCAGGGCTTGTTCTCCTAGTTCTAAGGGGTCAAGATCAGACAAAGGTGTCCCTGAGCTCCTTTGATGGAAACCCACCTTTGGGTCTAAGAAATCCCTCTGGGGCTCACAGCTGGGGGAGTTGAGAGGCCATGCAAGGGCACATGCTTCACGCCTACCACAGTCGGGATTGGAAATGCAGGGATCAGGAGTGCCTGCCTGTCCCTGTCCCTgcctctcccctccttcctcGACCTCGAAGGGGAAGGGCTGTTGCCTCTGGGACTCCTCACCCAAGTTTCCGGTGCAGAGGCAGTTGTGCGTCCGAGGCTGAGGTTTGGTCTGGTGGCTCTCCAGGATCTGCTGCACCAGCTGCTCCACCGAGAAGCCCGAGCTGCTGTTCCCGTTGCTGCAGGTCCACTTGATGCCGTGGACTGTCCAAGGGACGGGAATGAGAGAGAGCCGTTGAGAGAAGGGCTGGGGCAGAGGCCCGGcggccccctccccaaaccaggccCCAAGGGGAACTGCTGCTCAGTGCCTTCTGTGCCCCAAGCGCCTTCTCCCAAAAGGTGAACAGGGCTCAACTCGGGGAGGATGGGTGACAGGCAGCACAGAAGAGGTAAACGGGCAGGTCAGGAATACTTGGCTATTCCAAAAGGATTCAAGTCTCTTAAGGCCAGGTAATGGAGCCGATGATGCAGATGGGGAAATGCAGCATGGTAGAGTTTCAGAGGCGGTACCGGAATATCTGGCTAatccagtggtccacaagaactaaaatatgatccactGCCTTACTGTTGATATGAATAATAACACATCCCAACCAAAACTATTGTGTGTCTTTGTTttgaggcctgttcctggggttatttggggcgttgattcagaaatttgcattaGATCGACCACATCAGATCTGGatcattaaatatttatttatttatttgcgacatttatatcccgcccttctcaccccgaaggggactcagggcggtttacaagtacagtagagtctcacttatccaacactcgcttatccaacgttctggattatccaatgcatttttgtagtcaatatatcgtgatattttggtgctaaattcgtaaatacagtaattacaatataacattactgcgtattgaactactttttctgtcaaatttgttgtctaacatgatgttttggtgcttaatttgtaaaatcataacctaatttgacgtttaataggcttctccttcatctctccttgttatccaacatattcgcttatccaacattctgccggcccgtttatgttggataagtgagactctactgtatatatacatacaatatattatattatatgactatattgcaatattattagtttttttccccctgtcaggagtgacttgagaaacctgcaagtcgcttctggtgtgagaaaattggccatctgcaaggacattgcccaggggacattgcccggatgttttgatgtttttaccatccttgtgggaggcttctctcatgtccctgcatggagctagagctgatagagagagctcatctgctctctccccaggttggattcgaacctggcagccttcaggtcagcaacccaaccttcaagtcacaaggctttaacccactacaccactggggggctccaattgtattaataatactgcacgtaatataaatatacaattataatagtgaattataattattattacattgtattacatcataatactattattaatattacatgtacagtagagtctcacttatccaacacttgcttatccaacattctgaattatccaacacatttttggagtcaatgttttcaatatatcgtgatattttggtgctaaattcgtaaatacactaaatactgcatagcattactgcatattgaactacttcttctgtcaaatttgttgtataacctgatgttttggtgcttaatttgtaaaatcataacctaatttgatgtttaataggcttctccttaatccctccttattatccaacatattcgcttatccaacattctgccagccagtttatgttggttaagtgagactctactgtattattatatattattatatcattaaattgatacaggagacatagtggaaagatgtcttcctggccacATCTTcttcatatggttttctgtgggcgagtagatggtgactactggatggcatatgttctgtatcagaaactgatGCGGTCTtctcaatacaattttctgaatcagcaccccaaataaccagactgaatctaaagttgagtaAAAGTtggttcgtaacccttttggtactaatgttggtcaAAGTGGGCCGGGCTGTTAATCGTGAGCAGCAATAGATCAGTaccgaccgaaaggttggcaagtTCGAAGCCCGAATCGGATTGAGCCCTCGACCAACTGTTCGCCTAGTTTACTGTCTAgttgagctgtgagtagagaaattattgggcaagaagagcaggatataaatgttggaaataaatgaaTTAGGCACCGCTTAAAGCGGGGAGGCATTTTATGGTACCATAAAAATGCCGGCGATCACAGAACAAGGAGGGAAAATTCTgcgagcgacagcacccccctgtggtcagaatcaaGCAAAATCTCCAGTGGGAAAATGCCATCCTGTATGtctaaaacagcattgaatgtttgccatgtatgtgggtgttgtgatccgctctgagtccactttggggtgcGAATGGcggaacataaatactgtaaatcaatcaagtgatcctggtcaaaaaaaggttgggaaccactgggttaatcTATAGTGAATTCAAGTCTTTTTGGTTTGGGATTTTGCGGCGTATTCTCGATGCTCCTCCATGCGCAGATATCGAAGCATATGTCCGAAAGCAGCGCCAAGGCCCAAATATCCTGCCCCACATTGCCttgggctccttccttccttccctccctcccgatGCTTCTGTTTTGAAGGTTATAAAACTGGAAAGCCACTGAAGGGTGACAGATTGCAAAGAGAGAATTTCGGGAGGCTTAATGTAAATTACGGGCCTCTCTTGGCACATCCAATATGCAGATTGTCTCGCTTTCCCGCCccgccaaccccccccccccacagaaaGCCTCCTCTGAGCCAGCAAAGAGCGGCTGAATATAAAATACTATCAAGATGGCTCTTAACATGTCACGTTTGGCTCCCTGACACATAATGAATcagcaggaaggagggagaggaagaggagaggaaggtgaagGGGGCATCCGCAAAGAAGAAGGCACGGGATCCCATTCCAAAACTGGCGGGGATGATGGAGGTTGTGTTAtagacaggggcggttcaaccataagGCAGTTGCCTCGGGTGCCATCATTTGGGGGGCGCAATTGAGGCTGCCTCCCCCGGGTGAAGgtttcttggaaactaggcaagtggggtttatatatatgtggaatgtcagtctttgagacaagtgtgaatgttgtacatggccaccttgattagcattgaatggctttgcaacttcaaagcctgtctagG includes these proteins:
- the camta1 gene encoding calmodulin-binding transcription activator 1 isoform X6 — encoded protein: MILYNRKKVKYRKDGYCWKKRKDGKTTREDHMKLKVQGVECLYGCYVHSSIIPTFHRRCYWLLQNPDIVLVHYLNVPAIEDCGKPCGPILCSINTDKKEWAKWTKEELIGQLKPMFHGIKWTCSNGNSSSGFSVEQLVQQILESHQTKPQPRTHNCLCTGNLGAGSSVHHKCNSAKHRIISPKVEPRSGGYGAHSEVQNNDVSEGKNEHSHGSKASSSGGREKRNGKVAKPVLLHQNSTEVSSTNQVEVPDTTQNSPVSISSGLNSDPDAADSPAVVSGVSSMAAVASVMGSLSQSAAAVFMSDITSEAVYAMSPSAGPNPHLLPSDATAAAQGLVLAVSSDGHKFAFPTTTAGGSEGLSILPAGVSEELVLSTTLDSGRKIPETTMNFDPDCFLNNPKQGQTYGGGGPKGDGGLGPNLRHSPTSERSFGFSAGLVKEIKTEDTSFEQQISKEAAVAAAYTSSSSSSSSSSSSSSSSLSSSSSSSASSSSASSNSLTLAPGPSLLPSGGGLSPSTTLEQMDFSAIDSNKDYSSSSSGFGPSVQSPHVHQSPSPSFFLQEAPSKPLPMESGPHGSGLAEGNGSFVGPMGLPSIKTEASPPGASHCNGAMEPSSSLQLMQFQAGFQGMAADGEVPMETSSHGEGAEGLLKAGELQACGAEHYLPPEANGTLRNGNLPVLQGNMVPGLYPVAHPALGGSSNMELSLDHFDISFSNQFSDLINDFISVEGGGGALYGHQLVSGEGAAMAQSAEEGNRGSAGASYGQAPEMCIPCCSPQQAGLHLGVTENGASAMAYMHVTEVVSAAAAAAAAAQGTLGMLQQSGRLFMVTDYSPEWSYPEGGVKVLITGPWQEASNNYSCLFDQVSVPASLIQPGVLRCYCPAHDTGLVTLQVAFNNQVISNSVVFEYKARALPTLPSSQHDWLSLDENQFRMSILERLEQMERRMAEMTTGSQQHKAPASSGGGGGGSGGGSGGGNGGSQAQCASGMGSAAGHCFESRVVVVCEKMMSRACWARSKHLIHSKTFRGMTLLHLAAAQGYATLIQTLLKWRTKHADSIDLELEVDPLNVDHFSCTPLMWACALGHMEAAVVLYKWDRRALSIPDSLGRLPLAIARSRGHVKLAEGLEQMQRQEEEEQAPLRQAPRVLCPPHQEEPPPAATTTGETWMAQWHSEMVASQEPQKGVTVISAPNTELRRPRSEPSSYYSSESHKDYPAPKKHKLNPEYFSSARQERLLSTALSLEQPCARKPPVSSARPASLPESPGPRITGREYHPQEAGAEAGGHYRSGASGIKWGPKVGYGAMARDTAAAQRLHPQRDPMPEQETVEAELLAFQDAADSEDGLHHVDDLQVTMMTLAEHIIEATPERIKRGESLAPAEGPLAERSGGTALGASMSWLASYLADIDHLPSAAQIRSLYGAAPSPPSHTSQSPAGSPVSALAFEKPSLPSATDWSEFLSASTSEKVESDFAQLTLSDHEQRELYEAAKLVQTVFRKYKGRPLREQQEVAAAVIQRCYRKYKQLTWIALKYALYKKMIQAAILIQSKFRSYAEQKRFQQSRRAAVRIQQFYRSYKECGRRRQSRRAAALVQQKLRSSLLTKKQDQAARKIMRFLRRCRHRAKELKRAKEPEGRGGAGGVGGGSIP
- the camta1 gene encoding calmodulin-binding transcription activator 1 isoform X2 is translated as MAAENKPEDDHGNSNGSHVKIFLPKKLLECLPKCSSLPKERHRWNTNEEIAAYLITFEKHDEWLTTSPKTRPQNGSMILYNRKKVKYRKDGYCWKKRKDGKTTREDHMKLKVQGVECLYGCYVHSSIIPTFHRRCYWLLQNPDIVLVHYLNVPAIEDCGKPCGPILCSINTDKKEWAKWTKEELIGQLKPMFHGIKWTCSNGNSSSGFSVEQLVQQILESHQTKPQPRTHNCLCTGNLGAGSSVHHKCNSAKHRIISPKVEPRSGGYGAHSEVQNNDVSEGKNEHSHGSKASSSGGREKRNGKVAKPVLLHQNSTEVSSTNQVEVPDTTQNSPVSISSGLNSDPDAADSPAVVSGVSSMAAVASVMGSLSQSAAAVFMSDITSEAVYAMSPSAGPNPHLLPSDATAAAQGLVLAVSSDGHKFAFPTTTAGGSEGLSILPAGVSEELVLSTTLDSGRKIPETTMNFDPDCFLNNPKQGQTYGGGGPKGDGGLGPNLRHSPTSERSFGFSAGLVKEIKTEDTSFEQQISKEAAVAAAYTSSSSSSSSSSSSSSSSLSSSSSSSASSSSASSNSLTLAPGPSLLPSGGGLSPSTTLEQMDFSAIDSNKDYSSSSSGFGPSVQSPHVHQSPSPSFFLQEAPSKPLPMESGPHGSGLAEGNGSFVGPMGLPSIKTEASPPGASHCNGAMEPSSSLQLMQFQAGFQGMAADGEVPMETSSHGEGAEGLLKAGELQACGAEHYLPPEANGTLRNGNLPVLQGNMVPGLYPVAHPALGGSSNMELSLDHFDISFSNQFSDLINDFISVEGGGGALYGHQLVSGEGAAMAQSAEEGNRGSAGASYGQAPEMCIPCCSPQQAGLHLGVTENGASAMAYMHVTEVVSAAAAAAAAAQGTLGMLQQSGRLFMVTDYSPEWSYPEGGVKVLITGPWQEASNNYSCLFDQVSVPASLIQPGVLRCYCPAHDTGLVTLQVAFNNQVISNSVVFEYKARALPTLPSSQHDWLSLDENQFRMSILERLEQMERRMAEMTTGSQQHKAPASSGGGGGGSGGGSGGGNGGSQAQCASGMGSAAGHCFESRVVVVCEKMMSRACWARSKHLIHSKTFRGMTLLHLAAAQGYATLIQTLLKWRTKHADSIDLELEVDPLNVDHFSCTPLMWACALGHMEAAVVLYKWDRRALSIPDSLGRLPLAIARSRGHVKLAEGLEQMQRQEEEEQAPLRQAPRVLCPPHQEEPPPAATTTGETWMAQWHSEMVASQEPQKGVTVISAPNTELRRPRSEPSSYYSSESHKDYPAPKKHKLNPEYFSSARQERLLSTALSLEQPCARKPPVSSARPASLPESPGPRITGREYHPQEAGAEAGGHYRSGASGIKWGPKVGYGAMARDTAAAQRLHPQRDPMPEQETVEAELLAFQDAADSEDGLHHVDDLQVTMMTLAEHIIEATPERIKRGESLAPAEGPLAERSGGTALGASMSWLASYLADIDHLPSAAQIRSLYGAAPSPPSHTSQSPAGSPVSALAFEKPSLPSATDWSEFLSASTSEKVESDFAQLTLSDHEQRELYEAAKLVQTVFRKYKGRPLREQQEVAAAVIQRCYRKYKQLTWIALKYALYKKMIQAAILIQSKFRSYAEQKRFQQSRRAAVRIQQFYRSYKECGRRRQSRRAAALVQQKLRSSLLTKKQDQAARKIMRFLRRCRHSPLVDHRRYKRSERIEKGQGT